Proteins from one Xenorhabdus griffiniae genomic window:
- the ydfG gene encoding bifunctional NADP-dependent 3-hydroxy acid dehydrogenase/3-hydroxypropionate dehydrogenase YdfG — protein sequence MIIFVTGATSGFGEAIARKFIKHGSIVIATGRRKEKLDQLKNELGENFHPIQLDVRDRTAIEQTVQQLPDNLRHVDVLVNNAGLALGLEPAHQANPDDWEIMIDTNTKGLVNMTRALLPNMVQANHGHIINIGSTAASWPYAGGNVYGATKAFVKQFSLGLRADLHGKNIRVTDIEPGLVGGTEFSHIRFKGDKEKVDKTYVGADALTADDIAEAVFWVANLPSRVNINTLEMMPVCQSFAGLSIHRN from the coding sequence ATGATTATTTTTGTGACAGGTGCAACTTCGGGTTTTGGTGAAGCAATTGCAAGAAAATTTATCAAACATGGCTCCATCGTCATTGCAACAGGACGCCGTAAAGAGAAATTAGATCAGTTGAAAAATGAATTGGGTGAGAACTTCCACCCCATCCAACTTGACGTGAGAGATCGCACAGCAATCGAACAAACCGTTCAACAATTACCAGATAACCTACGTCATGTAGACGTTCTTGTGAACAATGCAGGGCTTGCGTTAGGGCTAGAACCCGCTCACCAAGCTAACCCTGATGACTGGGAAATAATGATTGATACTAATACGAAAGGATTAGTGAACATGACGCGGGCTTTGTTGCCTAATATGGTACAAGCCAATCATGGACATATTATTAATATTGGTTCCACCGCAGCAAGTTGGCCCTATGCAGGCGGTAACGTATACGGTGCGACTAAAGCCTTTGTCAAACAATTTAGTTTAGGGCTGAGAGCTGACTTACATGGGAAGAATATCCGAGTCACCGATATTGAACCTGGTCTGGTTGGAGGAACCGAATTTTCTCATATTCGCTTTAAAGGCGATAAAGAAAAAGTTGATAAAACTTATGTCGGCGCCGATGCATTAACGGCGGATGATATTGCCGAAGCAGTATTTTGGGTTGCTAACCTGCCTTCTCGCGTCAATATTAATACATTGGAAATGATGCCCGTTTGTCAGTCATTCGCAGGTTTAAGCATACATAGAAACTAA
- a CDS encoding DUF1161 domain-containing protein has translation MIVNKILLTGALFFALSSFTVQASQKITCENLKEEIAQKIIKNGVSATDFRLDLVPSDQVTENNTASGKVVGHCDYGKQKIVYVRLSHDKKG, from the coding sequence ATGATAGTGAACAAGATCCTACTGACCGGAGCTTTGTTTTTTGCGCTTTCTTCCTTTACAGTGCAAGCTTCACAAAAGATAACATGTGAAAACTTGAAAGAAGAGATTGCGCAGAAAATCATTAAAAATGGTGTTTCAGCAACGGATTTTAGACTTGACTTAGTTCCTAGTGATCAAGTCACTGAAAACAATACGGCAAGTGGAAAAGTTGTTGGTCATTGTGATTATGGCAAACAAAAAATAGTCTATGTCCGTCTTTCTCATGATAAGAAAGGCTGA
- a CDS encoding DUF1283 family protein, producing MNVRSLIVKSVSAVALVSSLFWQTSAFSTPCASESTCVTINGGETSLSKEMARQSKEEWDEQRKLRHKADKRKEKEFDKYEAEADNREACLKSVDINAYWEPSTKRCLDINTGRPIKP from the coding sequence ATGAACGTTCGTTCTTTGATTGTTAAAAGTGTTTCTGCTGTTGCTCTGGTATCCTCCCTCTTTTGGCAGACGTCCGCCTTCTCTACGCCGTGTGCGTCAGAAAGTACGTGTGTAACCATCAATGGTGGAGAAACTTCCTTAAGCAAAGAAATGGCTCGTCAAAGCAAAGAAGAATGGGATGAACAGAGAAAATTGCGCCATAAAGCGGACAAACGTAAAGAAAAAGAGTTTGATAAGTATGAAGCGGAAGCTGATAATCGTGAAGCCTGTTTAAAAAGTGTCGATATTAATGCTTATTGGGAACCGAGCACAAAACGTTGCCTGGATATCAATACGGGCCGCCCGATTAAACCTTGA